One window of the Cognatishimia sp. WU-CL00825 genome contains the following:
- the addA gene encoding double-strand break repair helicase AddA: protein MKRNDATERQVQAARPDASTWLSANAGSGKTRVLTDRVARLLLQGVQPQHILCLTYTKAAASEMQNRLFKRLGNWAMKDNAGLKNELLELGVDGDIGSQQLRDARTLFARAIETPGGLKIQTIHSFCASLLRRFPLEAGVSPLFKEMEDRAATMLREDIVAEMADGAHTHLVQSLARYFTGENFETLTSEVVRNAAAFTPAPDTDTVNETLGLAAGTTEESIASDVFLGDEADLVSALIEVLGTGSAMDGKAAVKLSQIQKVDFNSLPVLESVFLTGAGAKEPFTAKIGGFPTKKLQKDHPDLIARIEKFMLRVEAARAQRIALANAQRSLVLWRFAHQFLQLYTTQKQQRGWLDFDDLILRARNLLSDQAVAEWVLYRLDGGIDHILVDEAQDTSPVQWQVIERLAQEFTSGEGARDGAPRTIFVVGDKKQSIYSFQGADPAEFDRMRTDFAERLQGSEAPLQSLELEYSFRSSDAILRVVDACFKIRPDTSFDHHIAFNGDLPGRVDLWPVVEKSETPEEGDWFDPVDRLSETHHTVYLAQNIAREIKRMITQGVTIPADKDENGVYGQRPVRAGDFLILVQRRSDLFQEIIRACKVAKLPIAGADRLKVGAEMAVRDLAALLNFLATPEDSLSLATVLKSPLFGWSEQALFDLAHRRSGPLLWQALRDRGDEFPKTMGVLGDLMGKTDFLRPYDLIERVLTRHDGRRKLLSRLGNEAEDGINALLSQALSYERSAVPSLTGFLVWMETDDLEIKRQMDSASDQIRVMTVHGSKGLEAPIVIMPDTGKRQIRTSDQIALSKGVPLWNTGGAAAPQTLIETRENMVNAQRAERLRLLYVAMTRAEKWLIIAAAGDLDKSGDTWYQIAEAGLKSLGALPQDFVFGLGLRYSHGDWTGPRLESDVERISTLPALPDYFNHKAPDCAAKRDTLSPSELGGAKALPGDAGLDEEEAKKRGRQIHLLLEHLPHSDAQDWPQIASDILKNSGEPAAEGDQSLLQEAQAVLLSDALAFIFAPDTLAEVSLTADFEGERLHGTIDRLIVTESKVLAIDFKTNAVVPDRPERVPEGLLRQMGAYAHALAQIYPHHQIETALLWTRTASLMPLSNKLITTALGNVYPS, encoded by the coding sequence ATGAAGCGCAACGACGCCACAGAACGACAGGTACAGGCCGCGCGGCCCGACGCCTCAACCTGGCTTTCTGCAAATGCCGGATCTGGAAAGACCCGCGTGTTAACCGATCGCGTGGCGCGCTTGTTGCTTCAGGGTGTGCAACCGCAGCACATCCTGTGTCTGACCTATACCAAGGCCGCCGCCTCTGAAATGCAAAACCGATTGTTCAAAAGATTGGGCAATTGGGCAATGAAAGACAATGCAGGCCTGAAAAACGAACTACTTGAACTTGGCGTTGATGGGGATATCGGCAGTCAGCAATTGCGCGATGCGCGCACCTTGTTCGCTCGTGCCATCGAAACCCCGGGTGGTCTGAAAATTCAAACCATTCACTCGTTTTGCGCATCCCTTTTGCGCCGCTTCCCCCTAGAGGCTGGAGTCAGCCCGCTGTTTAAGGAAATGGAAGATCGTGCGGCCACCATGCTGCGCGAAGACATCGTGGCTGAAATGGCCGACGGCGCGCATACGCATCTGGTTCAGTCGCTGGCTCGGTATTTCACCGGGGAAAACTTTGAGACGCTGACCTCTGAAGTCGTGCGCAATGCCGCTGCCTTCACACCTGCACCTGACACGGACACAGTCAACGAAACACTTGGGTTGGCCGCTGGCACGACCGAGGAATCCATCGCTTCTGATGTCTTCTTGGGCGATGAGGCAGATCTGGTAAGCGCGTTGATTGAGGTTTTGGGAACGGGCAGCGCCATGGATGGCAAAGCCGCCGTTAAACTATCGCAAATCCAAAAAGTGGATTTTAACAGCCTCCCCGTTCTGGAAAGCGTTTTTCTGACTGGAGCGGGTGCAAAAGAGCCGTTCACAGCCAAAATCGGCGGTTTTCCCACCAAAAAACTGCAAAAAGACCACCCAGATCTGATCGCCCGCATCGAAAAATTTATGCTGCGGGTCGAGGCGGCACGCGCCCAGCGCATTGCTTTGGCAAACGCCCAACGCAGCCTTGTTTTGTGGCGTTTTGCACATCAGTTTTTGCAGCTCTATACAACTCAAAAGCAACAACGCGGTTGGCTTGATTTTGACGATCTGATCCTGCGCGCCCGCAACCTGTTGTCAGATCAAGCCGTGGCCGAGTGGGTTTTATATCGTTTGGACGGTGGGATTGATCACATATTGGTCGACGAAGCCCAAGACACCAGCCCTGTGCAATGGCAGGTGATTGAAAGACTAGCGCAAGAGTTTACGTCAGGCGAAGGTGCACGCGATGGCGCACCGCGCACGATCTTTGTTGTCGGCGATAAAAAACAGTCGATTTACAGTTTTCAAGGGGCGGATCCTGCGGAGTTTGATCGCATGCGCACAGATTTTGCAGAGCGTCTGCAGGGGTCTGAAGCGCCGTTGCAATCGCTTGAACTTGAATACTCTTTCCGGTCGTCCGATGCCATTTTGCGGGTGGTTGATGCCTGCTTTAAGATCCGGCCAGACACATCCTTTGATCATCACATCGCGTTCAATGGGGATTTGCCAGGGCGTGTCGATCTTTGGCCTGTGGTTGAAAAATCGGAAACCCCCGAAGAGGGCGATTGGTTTGATCCTGTCGACCGCCTAAGCGAAACCCATCACACCGTCTATCTGGCCCAAAATATCGCGCGCGAGATCAAGCGCATGATCACACAAGGTGTCACTATTCCAGCCGATAAGGACGAAAACGGCGTTTACGGCCAACGTCCAGTCCGTGCTGGGGACTTTCTGATTTTGGTGCAGCGCCGGTCCGATTTGTTTCAAGAAATCATTCGCGCCTGCAAAGTCGCCAAATTGCCCATTGCGGGGGCTGACCGACTAAAGGTTGGCGCTGAAATGGCCGTGCGGGATCTGGCGGCTTTGCTAAATTTTCTGGCAACACCCGAAGACAGTCTTTCTTTAGCGACGGTTCTAAAATCACCGTTGTTTGGCTGGTCTGAACAGGCTCTGTTTGATCTGGCGCACCGGCGCTCTGGCCCATTGTTGTGGCAAGCCCTACGGGATCGGGGCGACGAATTCCCGAAGACAATGGGCGTGTTGGGCGACCTGATGGGAAAAACAGACTTTCTGCGCCCGTATGATTTGATCGAACGGGTGCTTACGCGTCATGATGGCCGGCGCAAACTGTTATCGCGCCTGGGAAACGAAGCAGAAGATGGCATCAACGCCCTACTGTCGCAGGCGCTGTCATATGAACGCAGCGCTGTGCCTAGTCTGACTGGCTTTCTGGTTTGGATGGAAACTGATGATCTGGAAATCAAACGACAAATGGACAGTGCCAGCGACCAAATTCGGGTGATGACGGTGCATGGATCAAAAGGGCTTGAAGCGCCGATTGTAATCATGCCCGACACGGGCAAACGTCAGATCCGCACGTCTGATCAAATTGCCCTAAGCAAAGGTGTGCCGCTTTGGAATACGGGCGGCGCAGCAGCCCCACAGACGCTAATTGAAACCCGTGAAAACATGGTTAACGCCCAGCGCGCAGAACGACTGCGTCTGCTGTATGTCGCCATGACCCGCGCGGAAAAATGGCTGATTATTGCGGCCGCTGGAGATTTGGATAAATCAGGCGACACTTGGTATCAAATCGCCGAGGCTGGTCTGAAATCGCTTGGCGCATTACCGCAGGATTTTGTCTTTGGCCTGGGATTGCGGTACTCGCACGGGGATTGGACGGGGCCGAGGCTGGAATCGGATGTTGAAAGAATATCGACGCTGCCCGCTTTGCCTGATTATTTCAATCACAAGGCTCCTGATTGCGCCGCAAAGCGCGACACCCTTAGCCCGTCAGAACTGGGCGGCGCAAAGGCGCTGCCAGGGGACGCAGGGCTGGACGAAGAAGAAGCCAAAAAACGTGGGCGACAAATCCATTTGCTTCTAGAACATTTGCCGCATTCTGATGCGCAAGACTGGCCCCAAATCGCGTCTGACATTCTGAAAAACAGCGGCGAGCCTGCTGCGGAGGGTGACCAAAGCCTGCTGCAAGAGGCCCAAGCGGTGTTACTCAGCGACGCGTTGGCGTTTATTTTTGCGCCTGACACTTTAGCTGAAGTGTCGCTGACAGCCGATTTTGAAGGCGAACGGCTGCATGGCACCATCGACCGGCTGATCGTCACGGAAAGCAAAGTTCTTGCCATCGACTTTAAAACCAATGCGGTGGTGCCTGACCGACCAGAGCGGGTTCCTGAGGGGCTGTTGCGCCAAATGGGAGCCTATGCCCATGCATTGGCACAAATCTATCCCCATCATCAAATTGAGACCGCGCTGCTCTGGACCCGAACCGCCAGCTTGATGCCGCTTTCTAACAAGTTGATCACCACAGCTCTCGGAAACGTGTATCCATCTTGA
- the trxA gene encoding thioredoxin — translation MATVAVTDATFDAEVKNSDIPVVVDFWAEWCGPCKQIGPALEELSAEYDGKVKIVKVDVDSNPSTAAAMGVRGIPSLFIIDKGQVVSNRAGAAPKAALQSWIDDAL, via the coding sequence ATGGCCACCGTCGCTGTCACCGATGCCACTTTTGACGCGGAAGTCAAAAATTCTGATATCCCTGTAGTTGTAGACTTCTGGGCAGAATGGTGTGGCCCCTGTAAACAAATCGGCCCAGCTCTGGAAGAGTTGTCCGCTGAATACGACGGTAAGGTGAAAATCGTCAAAGTTGACGTCGACAGCAACCCGAGCACGGCGGCGGCTATGGGCGTACGTGGCATTCCCTCGTTGTTCATCATCGACAAAGGGCAGGTTGTTTCCAACCGTGCCGGCGCAGCGCCAAAAGCAGCGCTGCAAAGCTGGATTGACGACGCGCTTTAA
- a CDS encoding Lin0512 family protein, whose translation MAKTRVLVEFGIGTSLRREDYTQAAARALKDALWHNSINMAELFDFQKDSMLIDAKIGVANPQAVDVEELLKIFPYGQPSITVEEGGLNVSSARRDGHTVIANAAIIVSFDMEKA comes from the coding sequence ATGGCCAAAACAAGGGTGCTTGTCGAGTTCGGGATTGGCACATCCCTCAGACGCGAAGATTATACCCAAGCCGCGGCGCGCGCGCTAAAGGACGCGTTATGGCACAATTCAATCAACATGGCTGAACTGTTTGATTTTCAAAAGGATTCCATGCTGATTGACGCCAAAATTGGCGTTGCAAATCCGCAGGCGGTCGACGTCGAAGAGTTGCTAAAAATCTTTCCGTATGGTCAACCCAGCATCACCGTTGAAGAGGGTGGACTGAATGTTTCGTCAGCGCGGCGGGATGGGCATACTGTGATTGCCAATGCGGCGATCATTGTATCATTTGATATGGAGAAAGCCTGA
- a CDS encoding Lin0512 family protein: protein MSDKRIILEMGMGNDLYGMDYTKAAKRAVQDALHHSSITLFANLGIDHTDMRVEVTIGVQEPDAVDCNAVAAELPRGRATVRAVKGGLDVADETAGTRHVVATAAIEAYLPDLAGQYRLSEA, encoded by the coding sequence ATGTCTGACAAACGGATCATTCTGGAAATGGGCATGGGCAATGACCTGTACGGCATGGATTACACCAAGGCGGCAAAGCGCGCGGTGCAGGACGCGCTGCACCATTCGTCGATCACCTTGTTTGCCAATCTTGGCATCGACCACACGGATATGCGCGTCGAGGTGACCATCGGCGTGCAAGAGCCAGATGCGGTGGATTGCAACGCGGTTGCTGCTGAACTGCCACGGGGTCGCGCCACGGTGCGCGCGGTCAAAGGTGGGTTGGATGTTGCTGATGAAACCGCAGGCACCCGCCATGTAGTGGCCACAGCTGCGATCGAGGCTTATTTGCCGGACCTGGCCGGGCAATATAGATTAAGCGAAGCGTAA
- a CDS encoding DUF1127 domain-containing protein codes for MASYPIAAKAPFGAVETLREFTLVSEILNGFVVWYTKHKTRKALLDLSEAQLDDIGLCRADVL; via the coding sequence ATGGCTTCTTATCCAATCGCCGCTAAAGCTCCTTTCGGAGCAGTCGAAACTCTCCGAGAGTTCACCCTGGTTAGCGAAATTCTGAATGGGTTTGTGGTCTGGTACACCAAGCATAAAACCCGCAAAGCCCTGTTGGATCTCAGCGAAGCACAGCTGGATGACATCGGTCTTTGCCGCGCAGACGTTCTCTGA
- the hslV gene encoding ATP-dependent protease subunit HslV, which produces MAEDSFPGWHGTTIIGVKKGGKVVIAGDGQVSLGQTVIKGTARKVRRLKPGGHEVVAGFAGSTADAFTLLERLEAKLEATPGQLARASVELAKDWRTDKYLQKLEAMLIVTDGSELLVITGAGDVLEPEHDVTAIGSGGNYALAAARGMMDSDKDAEQIARDAMAIAADICVYTNGRLTVEDISA; this is translated from the coding sequence ATGGCAGAAGACAGTTTTCCTGGTTGGCACGGCACAACCATTATCGGCGTCAAAAAAGGCGGCAAGGTTGTGATCGCGGGCGACGGGCAGGTCAGCCTTGGGCAAACGGTCATCAAGGGCACAGCACGCAAAGTGCGCCGCTTGAAACCGGGTGGCCACGAAGTTGTCGCTGGATTCGCCGGTTCGACGGCAGATGCATTTACCCTGCTTGAAAGACTTGAGGCCAAACTAGAGGCCACCCCCGGCCAGTTGGCACGGGCCTCTGTTGAATTGGCAAAAGACTGGCGCACGGATAAATATCTGCAAAAACTAGAGGCCATGTTGATTGTGACCGATGGCAGCGAATTACTGGTGATCACCGGCGCTGGCGATGTGCTGGAGCCGGAGCATGACGTGACAGCAATTGGCTCTGGCGGCAATTACGCCTTGGCGGCGGCGCGCGGTATGATGGACAGCGACAAAGACGCCGAACAGATTGCACGCGACGCCATGGCGATTGCCGCGGACATCTGTGTTTACACAAATGGTCGCCTGACAGTGGAAGACATCTCTGCATGA
- a CDS encoding aldo/keto reductase yields MTEMSYTRLGQSGLVVSRLALGTMTFNLGSEFLPGVAQVGQDAANEMVAKALDHGVNFFDSADGYSAGEAEIILGKALGKRRADNVICTKLGFRQGPTITNAGLSRRHIMQSVEGCLSRLGTDYIDLLVLHKTDFTTPMEETLRALDDAVKAGKLRYIGVSNWPAWQVARAIEFQKQNGLAPFVAGQYLYNAVARDLEVDVLPMMAEMGAGLMAWSPLAGGLLTGKYDPANLDAGEGRLAAGDFLGTDAAQAKAALGVMQEIAKDRGETVSKIAYGWVLAKARSHTVICGPSKLAYLEDALGAMGLYLTQTEVAAIDAAAVPARRYPEWFDTMMTDEIFTKALA; encoded by the coding sequence ATGACCGAAATGAGCTATACGCGTCTGGGGCAATCCGGCCTTGTGGTGTCACGGCTGGCGCTTGGCACTATGACCTTTAACCTTGGGTCCGAGTTTTTGCCCGGTGTTGCCCAGGTTGGCCAAGATGCTGCCAATGAAATGGTGGCCAAAGCGCTTGATCACGGGGTGAATTTTTTTGACAGTGCGGATGGGTACTCTGCCGGCGAAGCGGAAATCATTTTGGGCAAAGCATTGGGCAAGCGGCGCGCCGACAATGTGATTTGCACCAAACTGGGGTTTCGCCAAGGCCCGACAATCACCAATGCCGGTCTTAGCCGTCGTCACATCATGCAATCTGTCGAAGGCTGTCTGAGCCGTTTGGGCACCGATTACATCGACCTGTTGGTGCTGCACAAAACCGATTTCACCACTCCAATGGAAGAGACCCTTCGGGCGCTAGATGATGCGGTAAAGGCGGGAAAATTGCGCTATATTGGCGTTTCAAACTGGCCTGCTTGGCAAGTGGCACGCGCCATTGAATTCCAAAAGCAAAACGGCTTGGCCCCCTTTGTGGCAGGTCAATATTTGTACAATGCTGTGGCGCGGGATTTGGAAGTTGATGTGCTGCCAATGATGGCGGAAATGGGCGCAGGTTTGATGGCCTGGTCCCCATTGGCGGGTGGTCTGTTGACCGGCAAATATGACCCGGCCAATTTGGATGCAGGCGAAGGCCGTTTGGCGGCAGGCGATTTTCTGGGAACCGACGCTGCGCAGGCCAAGGCCGCGCTTGGTGTGATGCAGGAAATTGCCAAGGATCGCGGTGAAACAGTGTCGAAAATTGCCTATGGCTGGGTGCTTGCAAAGGCGCGCAGCCATACGGTGATATGCGGCCCAAGCAAGCTGGCCTATCTGGAAGATGCGCTGGGTGCTATGGGTCTGTATCTGACACAAACCGAAGTCGCCGCCATTGATGCAGCCGCCGTCCCTGCCCGTCGCTATCCAGAATGGTTTGACACCATGATGACCGATGAAATTTTCACAAAAGCGCTGGCCTAG
- the hslU gene encoding ATP-dependent protease ATPase subunit HslU: MTDLTPREIVSELDRFIIGQNDAKRAVAVALRNRWRRKQLSDDLRDEVYPKNILMIGPTGVGKTEISRRLAKLAKAPFIKVEATKFTEVGYVGRDVEQIVRDLVDAAIMQTRDFMREDVKVKAQKAAEERVIDAIAGTEARDGTRDMFRRKLLSGELDDTVIEIEVADASNPMSMFDVPGQPGSQMGMMNLGDLFGKAMGGRTTKKRVSVAESYDLLIGEEADKLLDDETVTRTALEAVEQNGIVFLDEIDKVCARADARGGDVSREGVQRDLLPLIEGTTVSTKHGPVKTDHILFIASGAFHIAKPSDLLPELQGRLPIRVELRALTEEDFVRILTETDNALTLQYTALMQTEEVTVTFTDDGIAALAKIAADVNSSVENIGARRLYTVIERVFEELSFTAPDQAGIEVTVNAEFVEQHLGELTKSTDLSRYVL, from the coding sequence ATGACTGACCTAACCCCTCGTGAAATCGTTTCAGAGCTTGATCGGTTTATTATTGGCCAAAACGATGCCAAACGTGCAGTGGCCGTGGCCTTGCGAAACCGCTGGCGACGCAAACAGTTGTCAGATGATCTGCGCGACGAGGTCTATCCAAAGAATATTTTGATGATCGGGCCAACCGGCGTTGGCAAAACCGAAATCAGCCGCCGTTTGGCAAAACTGGCCAAGGCCCCCTTTATCAAGGTCGAAGCGACAAAATTCACCGAAGTTGGCTATGTGGGCCGCGATGTGGAACAGATTGTACGCGATCTGGTAGATGCCGCCATCATGCAAACGCGCGATTTTATGCGCGAAGACGTCAAGGTCAAGGCGCAAAAGGCCGCCGAGGAACGGGTGATTGATGCGATCGCCGGGACCGAAGCGCGCGATGGCACGCGGGACATGTTCCGGCGTAAATTGCTTTCGGGTGAGTTGGACGACACGGTGATTGAAATCGAAGTCGCAGATGCGTCCAATCCGATGTCGATGTTTGATGTTCCGGGTCAGCCGGGCAGCCAGATGGGCATGATGAACCTGGGTGATCTGTTTGGCAAAGCCATGGGCGGGCGCACCACCAAGAAACGCGTGTCGGTGGCAGAGAGCTATGATTTGCTGATTGGCGAAGAGGCCGACAAGTTGCTGGACGATGAAACCGTGACCCGCACGGCGCTGGAAGCGGTCGAGCAGAATGGCATCGTGTTTTTGGATGAAATCGACAAGGTCTGCGCCCGTGCGGATGCGCGTGGCGGCGACGTGAGCCGCGAAGGCGTGCAGCGGGACTTGCTGCCGCTGATCGAAGGCACCACGGTCAGCACCAAACATGGGCCGGTCAAAACCGACCACATTCTGTTTATCGCCTCCGGCGCGTTTCATATTGCCAAGCCGTCGGATTTATTGCCCGAACTTCAGGGTCGCTTGCCGATCCGCGTTGAGTTGCGTGCCTTGACCGAAGAAGATTTTGTGCGGATCTTGACCGAGACAGATAATGCGCTGACCCTGCAATACACCGCGTTGATGCAGACCGAGGAGGTTACAGTCACCTTTACCGATGACGGCATTGCGGCGCTCGCTAAAATTGCTGCTGATGTGAACAGTTCAGTTGAAAACATCGGGGCGCGGCGGTTGTACACTGTGATTGAACGGGTGTTTGAAGAGCTGAGCTTTACGGCCCCGGATCAGGCAGGGATAGAAGTCACTGTGAATGCCGAATTTGTCGAGCAACATCTGGGTGAATTGACCAAATCCACCGACTTGTCGCGTTACGTGCTGTAG
- a CDS encoding MFS transporter has product MTTLISFVIQNARWLSAGVLLTFMSSFGQTFFISLFAAEIRTGFGLSHGEWGALYAMGTTAAAVAMIWGGGLTDRFRARALGTLVLVGLASACVALAGSRSVILLPVIVFFLRFFGQGMSRHLSMVAMARWFTRSRGRALSIANLGYSFGEITLPICIVLLMGFIDWRLIWLGSAVVALMGVPLLRGLLKQERSPRDAVDQTDSSGMFGKHWTRPECLKHWLFWAMAPTILGISAFVTTFLFHQVYFAELKGITHLALVSTFPFFTGVSIAATLAAGWSLDKWGTARLMPIMCLPIALGFVFFATAAGLPGILVGLFFMGLTAGSSATVIPAFWAEYYGTRHIGAIKAAAAALLVLGSAAGPGLTGALIDQGVSLDLQYYGVGIYFLISSALIGLAVTKANLNLKSSPVTP; this is encoded by the coding sequence GTGACCACGCTGATTTCCTTTGTTATTCAGAACGCCCGCTGGCTGTCAGCGGGCGTTTTATTGACGTTTATGTCAAGCTTTGGGCAGACGTTCTTTATTTCACTGTTTGCTGCTGAAATCCGCACAGGATTTGGTCTGAGCCATGGGGAATGGGGCGCGCTGTATGCTATGGGCACCACCGCTGCTGCTGTGGCGATGATTTGGGGCGGCGGATTGACAGACCGCTTCCGCGCCCGCGCTTTGGGCACATTGGTGCTCGTTGGGCTTGCCTCAGCCTGTGTGGCCCTGGCGGGTTCGCGCAGTGTGATTTTATTGCCGGTGATCGTGTTTTTCCTAAGGTTCTTTGGACAGGGCATGTCGCGACATCTGTCGATGGTGGCGATGGCGCGCTGGTTCACCCGGTCGCGGGGGCGCGCGCTGTCGATCGCCAACCTTGGCTATTCTTTCGGGGAAATCACCCTGCCGATCTGCATTGTTTTGCTGATGGGCTTCATTGACTGGCGGCTGATTTGGCTTGGAAGCGCGGTGGTGGCTTTGATGGGTGTGCCGTTATTAAGAGGTCTGCTGAAACAGGAACGCAGCCCCAGAGATGCGGTGGATCAGACGGATTCTTCGGGCATGTTTGGCAAGCATTGGACGCGTCCAGAATGCCTGAAACACTGGCTGTTTTGGGCCATGGCCCCAACAATTCTTGGCATTTCTGCCTTTGTGACCACGTTCCTGTTTCATCAGGTCTATTTTGCCGAATTAAAGGGCATTACACATTTAGCGCTGGTTTCGACTTTTCCCTTTTTTACGGGTGTGTCGATTGCCGCCACTCTTGCGGCAGGCTGGTCGCTGGACAAATGGGGCACAGCGCGGTTGATGCCCATCATGTGCCTGCCTATTGCTTTGGGCTTTGTATTCTTTGCAACAGCCGCGGGTTTACCCGGCATTCTGGTCGGGTTGTTTTTTATGGGTTTGACCGCTGGCAGCAGCGCCACTGTTATTCCGGCATTTTGGGCAGAATATTATGGCACACGCCACATTGGCGCGATCAAAGCAGCAGCAGCCGCATTGTTGGTGTTGGGATCTGCCGCCGGACCCGGGTTGACTGGGGCTTTGATCGATCAGGGCGTGTCGTTGGACCTGCAGTATTATGGTGTAGGCATTTATTTTCTGATCAGCTCAGCTTTGATCGGGCTGGCCGTGACCAAAGCAAATCTTAATCTGAAATCGAGTCCAGTAACGCCCTAG
- a CDS encoding Smr/MutS family protein, translated as MKKRGLTTEDKELWRRVSDTTERLQTAPLRPEPEAKRKPMPLPDAMQAKPARIDPFEIGAKSKKPSHSHQLMPSISERVAAQPVQMDKKAFGKMKRGKLVPESKIDLHGMTLDQAHPALVGFIMRAYADGQRLVLVITGKGKSRDDFGPIPVRRGVLKHQVPQWLTMAPLGQVVMQVTEAHLKHGGSGAYYIYLRRGR; from the coding sequence GTGAAAAAGCGCGGTCTAACCACAGAAGACAAAGAACTTTGGCGGCGCGTCTCAGACACCACCGAACGTTTGCAGACCGCTCCTCTGCGTCCAGAGCCTGAAGCAAAGCGCAAACCCATGCCTTTGCCCGATGCAATGCAGGCCAAACCAGCGCGCATTGATCCGTTTGAAATCGGCGCAAAGTCCAAAAAACCGTCACATTCCCACCAGCTGATGCCGTCAATCTCGGAACGTGTGGCCGCGCAGCCCGTTCAGATGGACAAAAAGGCTTTTGGCAAAATGAAGCGCGGCAAATTGGTGCCAGAGAGCAAAATCGACCTGCATGGCATGACCCTTGATCAGGCGCATCCTGCTTTGGTTGGTTTTATCATGCGAGCCTATGCGGATGGGCAGCGATTGGTGCTGGTGATCACCGGCAAGGGCAAATCCCGAGATGATTTTGGCCCCATTCCAGTACGCCGAGGCGTGTTAAAACACCAGGTGCCACAATGGTTAACCATGGCCCCCCTTGGGCAGGTTGTGATGCAGGTCACCGAGGCACATCTGAAACATGGGGGCAGCGGTGCCTATTACATCTACCTGCGGCGGGGCCGCTAG
- a CDS encoding murein transglycosylase A, giving the protein MIAALRAALLAGLTLMGTSAASETTYKILSFSDLKGWERDNHNAAMRVFQNTCLDLDAPDWRAICAAAPSFGNAKKFFELLFRPVLIEDGKDALFTGYFEPELHGSRVPTARYRFPVYAKPREVRRGSRWLSRRDIETTGAMVGRGLEIAWVDDSVELFFLQIQGSGRIKLPDGSAIRVGYGGANGHPYRSVGTELVRRGVYKAHQVSAQVIQNWVRRNPVDGAELLRHNPSYVFFRRVTRVPADKGPLGAMNRSITTLRSVAVDPAFTQLGAPVWLEKAGKNPLNRLMVAQDTGSAIKGAQRADVFFGTGDEAGRAAGRLRDPGRMVVLLPIQRAYALLPEAGM; this is encoded by the coding sequence ATGATTGCAGCGCTGCGCGCTGCACTCCTCGCGGGCCTGACGCTTATGGGAACCTCAGCAGCCTCTGAAACCACATATAAAATCCTGTCGTTCTCGGACCTTAAGGGCTGGGAGCGCGACAATCACAACGCGGCGATGCGGGTGTTTCAAAACACTTGTCTTGATCTTGATGCGCCCGATTGGCGCGCCATATGCGCGGCGGCCCCCAGCTTTGGCAATGCCAAAAAGTTCTTTGAGCTGCTGTTTCGGCCCGTATTGATCGAAGACGGCAAAGACGCCTTGTTCACCGGCTATTTTGAGCCAGAACTGCATGGCTCGCGCGTGCCCACCGCACGCTATCGCTTTCCGGTCTATGCGAAACCGCGCGAGGTGCGCCGGGGCAGCAGATGGCTAAGCCGACGCGATATCGAAACCACTGGTGCCATGGTGGGTCGCGGTCTAGAAATCGCTTGGGTGGACGACTCGGTAGAGCTGTTTTTCCTGCAAATTCAGGGGTCTGGCCGGATAAAACTGCCGGATGGCAGCGCCATTCGCGTGGGCTATGGCGGTGCAAATGGTCATCCGTATCGCTCTGTTGGCACCGAACTTGTGCGACGCGGCGTTTATAAGGCGCATCAGGTGTCTGCTCAGGTCATTCAAAATTGGGTGCGTCGAAATCCCGTCGATGGCGCCGAGCTGCTGCGCCACAATCCGTCTTATGTTTTCTTTCGCCGCGTCACCCGCGTGCCTGCCGATAAAGGCCCATTGGGGGCGATGAACCGCTCGATCACCACATTGCGGTCGGTGGCTGTTGATCCAGCTTTTACCCAGCTTGGCGCCCCGGTTTGGCTGGAAAAGGCTGGCAAAAACCCGCTGAATCGCTTGATGGTGGCGCAAGACACCGGCTCTGCCATCAAAGGCGCGCAGCGCGCTGACGTGTTTTTCGGCACGGGCGACGAGGCCGGCCGGGCCGCTGGCCGTTTGCGTGACCCGGGCCGTATGGTTGTTTTGCTGCCGATCCAGCGTGCCTATGCGCTTTTGCCAGAGGCAGGCATGTGA